A window of Primulina huaijiensis isolate GDHJ02 chromosome 9, ASM1229523v2, whole genome shotgun sequence contains these coding sequences:
- the LOC140984666 gene encoding uncharacterized protein, giving the protein MYYQRRNTASSILDVFSLNPPPYPVLLILALIFVFLSLQWYVSFESVVESTEENMGWVLMVVTLVLVFAVKWLSSFEDSGWWFYGRSPWERRQMASYFQTSEGGSSPWGVAAVIVLLLVLMQYQSVFRDGWFI; this is encoded by the coding sequence ATGTATTACCAAAGAAGGAACACTGCCTCTTCAATCTTAGATGTCTTCTCTCTGAACCCTCCGCCATATCCAGTTCTGCTGATCTTGGCCCTCATTTTCGTCTTCCTCTCACTCCAATGGTACGTTTCCTTCGAGTCTGTGGTGGAATCCACAGAAGAAAACATGGGATGGGTGCTGATGGTAGTGACACTGGTGCTGGTGTTTGCTGTCAAGTGGCTATCGAGTTTTGAGGATTCAGGATGGTGGTTCTACGGGAGGTCTCCGTGGGAGAGGCGGCAGATGGCGTCGTACTTCCAGACGTCGGAGGGTGGCAGCTCGCCGTGGGGCGTGGCGGCGGTTATCGTGCTGTTGCTTGTTCTTATGCAGTATCAGTCTGTTTTTCGTGATGGTTGGTTTATATGA
- the LOC140985078 gene encoding uncharacterized protein — protein sequence MKEMDWLYSRRRGPEWKQGWTDQTLASISTPPLPLVAVFTIVIFLLSLSQYSTYKEHVQNSVTSFKLLLFLVPVFLIFFMRSRFLSGGGFDLSNFSHPGRQVKREFARGMAGFPWSIAVLVLVLVVVLVSYQSPFQSKWFPFGGSD from the coding sequence atgaaagaaatggatTGGCTTTATTCTAGGAGAAGGGGTCCAGAGTGGAAACAAGGCTGGACTGATCAAACCTTGGCTTCCATCTCCACCCCACCGCTTCCACTCGTGGCAGTTTTCACTATCGTCATCTTCTTGTTATCGTTGTCTCAATACTCTACATACAAAGAGCATGTACAAAATAGTGTGACAAGTTTCAAGTTGTTGCTCTTCTTGGTGCCTGTTTTCTTGATATTCTTCATGCGTTCGAGGTTTCTATCTGGTGGAGGATTTGACTTGTCAAATTTCTCGCATCCTGGTCGTCAAGTGAAGCGGGAATTCGCCCGTGGGATGGCGGGATTCCCATGGAGCATCGCGGTGCTGGTGCTGGTGCTGGTGGTTGTGCTGGTGTCGTACCAATCCCCGTTTCAGTCCAAGTGGTTTCCCTTTGGCGGATCCGATTAA